The nucleotide window AACGTCATGGCTATGCCATTATGCAGTTCGTAAAAGAGCTGACTAAAGGACGGGTTATCCTTGGAGCAGGAACAGTCTATTCAAGCATAGGAAAACTTGAGAATGATGGTCTTATAAACGGTATCCGTGAAGAAGAAAGGCGCAAGATATACAGTATCACATCACTGGGAAGAGAAATCCTGCGTGAAGAGACCGCGAGGATAACAGAACTATACCGGAATATCAAGGAGTGACTATGTCTGACAGAAAAATTGTCCTATTCTCGGCATTTCGCTACTTGTTGCCGTCTGATTACGAAAACTGGCTGGAACGGATGGCAGCAGAAGGATGGCACTACAACCGTTTCAGGCAATGGAGTTCGATATTGATGGTCTTTAGAAAAGGCGAACCGAAACGATACCGTTTTGTCTACGATCCCCAAGTCTCACCACGTCAACAATATATACCCACGTATGAGCAATTCGGATGGAAATACCTCGGCCGTATGGCAAGCGCTCATTTCTGGCGTATGGAATATGAAGGTGAACGGCCGGAAGCGTTTAGCGATCATGAAAGTATGGTAAAACGCAATAGGCGTACAATTGCTGCAGTTTCCGTTTCTTTTATAATATTCCTGATAGCGGTCCTGGCCATCGGCATATTGCTTTTGTTCTTTGCTGACTCGCTATCCAACACAGACCGGTCCCAGCTTGTTATTGCTGAAGGGTTTTTCGGAGCGATTATGATAACGCTGGGAGTAGTTATGTTGTTACTCAGGAAAAATGAATCACGCTAAATTAGTCTAGTAATAGGATGCAGGAAAAGATTGGCGATTTTTACATCAAAATATTTGTCTTTTTACTGTTATATACTGAGTTCAAAAACTAAGTTAAAGTCCTTGGTAGTACTACCTATTGATACCTGGGCTCCACCTTAGGGGATTCGAACCGACCTATGGGATACTGAAGGTAAGGCATGTCTTTCGTAACGCATGCTCTACGAGGCAGGATTCGAACTTAACGGCTTCTCATGCCTATCTGAGGCTATCTGCTAACGGCTTTTGTAACTTCTAACTCATTAGCAAAATCTGATAAGTCAATTGTAAACAATTTGGGATTAGCACTCCCCCCTTGT belongs to Dehalococcoidales bacterium and includes:
- a CDS encoding PadR family transcriptional regulator — protein: MGKDNNLEKARKRYIPMSETMLYILFSLKQERHGYAIMQFVKELTKGRVILGAGTVYSSIGKLENDGLINGIREEERRKIYSITSLGREILREETARITELYRNIKE
- a CDS encoding DUF2812 domain-containing protein, whose product is MSDRKIVLFSAFRYLLPSDYENWLERMAAEGWHYNRFRQWSSILMVFRKGEPKRYRFVYDPQVSPRQQYIPTYEQFGWKYLGRMASAHFWRMEYEGERPEAFSDHESMVKRNRRTIAAVSVSFIIFLIAVLAIGILLLFFADSLSNTDRSQLVIAEGFFGAIMITLGVVMLLLRKNESR